From Anopheles coluzzii chromosome 3, AcolN3, whole genome shotgun sequence, the proteins below share one genomic window:
- the LOC120956420 gene encoding inositol polyphosphate 5-phosphatase OCRL, giving the protein MNCSNHDSIIIRTVTQKFREGESVLAILAAYQIVGNNFQNRLLVTVSSSESAALFSFSVSREPPESISDLTIVAVVPINESFFVNTESSFGSVSSHQFTVFSDNQPTTYYYHATEEISAAKEHFLTSLKNLKASYRAVPVRSPGAFDWLHYYKPADERTGLLAIDRSVADGSQAPKTRDAKFREELERRRHEYTVYEPYHVYTATWNVNGQTSETIELPEWLATTDSPPDIYAVGFQEIEWTPEKILMNETKIDRTWVDKVMSGLHKGAIYTELASVRLVGMMLTVAVKSTIYPKINDCLTAAVGTGTLKWGNKGGVGVSFKLNEALFCFVNTHLAAHTQEVERRNDDHDDIIRRMSFDNGFRMRSIDEHHHIFWIGDLNYRLDGPEVSQEYVNRKDRDYNQLYQHDQLYVEKRRNRIFRDYKEGKILFPPTYKYNPGTDEWDSSEKSRTPAWCDRILWKGQRIEMLRYNSVMQLRKSDHKPVYADFKVDAQAKDQAKLKKVSEEVLKTVDKYENDNQPQITVEQTDLDFGLIRFNEKYSRELLVANNCHLPVRFRFACKDDRNSQVCEDFIHISHSKGELLTGNSLSIRIDILVNAPAASKMLRKLKDAQAGSKVPLDILVLHVENGRDIFITIFGEYKPSCFGVSLDTLMKLNKPVSMYAIHELVSLDHEEKLIDLVGDDVGGSNLRFPREIWRLVDNLRKMGLQTPQLFTLDRKVGQSDAANLLEIRDWLDSWSTDDFPGTPHTTAEALLMMLEALPEPVVTISERECIIASDNFERCKELLRTKLKSVNRILFLYICLFLQDFWNANKSIRIDTIAGLFGRILIRSQLPAKPEFSNSIYAYSEGERDQRRRFMMTLLNNNVREFARQEMSTL; this is encoded by the exons ATGAACTGTTCCAATCATGATTCCATCATTATCCGTACGGTGACACAAAAGTTCCGTGAAGGCGAATCCGTGCTGGCC ATACTAGCCGCGTATCAAATCGTTGGAAACAACTTCCAAAACCGGCTGCTCGTTACGGTCAGCTCCAGCGAATCGGCGGcactgttttcattttccgttTCCCGCGAACCACCGGAAAGCATATCGGACCTAACGATTGTGGCCGTGGTCCCCAtaaatgaatcatttttcgTCAACACCG AGTCCAGCTTCGGTTCCGTGTCCAGCCATCAGTTTACCGTGTTCTCGGATAATCAGCCCACCACCTACTATTACCACGCTACCGAGGAAATCAGCGCAGCGAAGGAACACTTTTTAACCAGTCTTAAAAACCTTAAAGCTTCGTACCGTGCCGTACCGGTGCGTTCGCCGGGCGCATTCGACTGGCTGCACTACTACAAACCGGCGGACGAGCGGACCGGTCTGCTGGCGATCGATCGGAGCGTAGCCGACGGTAGCCAGGCGCCGAAAACTCGTGACGCAAAGTTCCGCGAAGAGCTAGAACGGCGGCGGCATGAGTACACCGTGTACGAACCTTACCACGTGTACACGGCCACCTGGAACGTTAACGGGCAGACGTCCGAAACGATCGAGCTGCCGGAATGGCTCGCCACCACGGACAGTCCGCCCGATATCTATGCGGTCGGGTTTCAGGAGATTGAATGGACGCCGGAAAAGATTCTGATgaacgaaaccaaaatcgaTCGAACATGGGT TGATAAGGTTATGAGCGGGCTTCACAAAGGAGCCATTTATACCGAGCTCGCCTCGGTACGGTTGGTGGGTATGATGCTAACCGTGGCGGTGAAAAGTACCATCTATCCGAAGATAAACGATTGCCTTACGGCTGCCGTCGGTACCGGAACGTTGAAATGG GGCAATAAAGGAGGCGTTGGGGTGAGCTTCAAGCTGAATGAAGCCCTTTTCTGTTTCGTCAACACGCATCTGGCCGCGCACACGCAGGAGGTGGAGCGAAGGAATGACGATCACGACGACATTATACGGCGCATGTCGTTTGACAATGGCTTTCGAATGCGGTCAATCGATGAACATCA TCATATATTTTGGATCGGTGACTTAAACTACCGTTTAGACGGACCGGAAGTGTCTCAGGAGTACGTAAACCGGAAGGATCGCGACTACAATCAGCTGTACCAGCATGACCAGCTGTACGTGGAAAAGCGCCGGAATCGCATCTTTCGAGACTATAAGGAAGGTAAGATTCTTTTCCCACCCACCTACAAATACAACCCCGGCACGGATGAGTGGGACAGTAGCGAAAAGAGCCGAACGCCTGCTTGGTGTGATCGCATCCTGTGGAAGGGCCAGCGGATAGAGATGTTGCGGTACAATAGTGTGATGCAGCTGCGCAAAAGTGATCACAAACCGGTTTATGCAGACTTTAAGGTCGAT gCCCAAGCAAAAGACCAAGCAAAGCTGAAGAAAGTAAGCGAAGAAGTGCTGAAAACTGTCGACAAGTACGAAAACGACAATCAACCACAGATTACGGTGGAACAGACCGATCTCGACTTTGGCTTAATTCGGTTCAATGAAAAGTACTCCCGCGAGCTGCTGGTAGCGAACAACTGCCATCTGCCGGTACGCTTCCGGTTCGCCTGCAAGGACGATCGGAACAGCCAGGTGTGCGAGGATTTCATTCACATTAGCCACAGCAAAGGCGAACTGCTGACCGGAAACAGTCTGAGCATTCGGATCGACATACTGGTTAATGCACCGGCCGCCTCCAAGATGCTGCGCAAACTAAAGGACGCGCAGGCCGGCTCGAAGGTACCGCTCGACATACTGGTGCTGCACGTGGAAAACGGGCGTGATATATTTATTACCATTTTCGGCGAGTACAAGCCGAGCTGCTTCGGGGTGTCGCTCGATACGCTGATGAAGCTGAACAAGCCGGTATCGATGTACGCGATCCACGAGCTGGTTTCGTTGGATCACGAGGAAAAGCTGATCGATCTGGTCGGGGACGATGTGGGGGGAAGTAATCTTCGCTTTCCGCGCGAAATCTGGCGCCTGGTGGACAATCTGCGCAAGATGGGACTGCAGACGCCTCAGCTGTTCACGCTGGACCGGAAGGTGGGACAATCGGACGCGGCTAACCTGCTCGAAATCCGCGACTGGCTGGACAGCTGGTCGACGGATGATTTCC CCGGTACACCACACACAACGGCCGAAGCGCTACTGATGATGCTGGAAGCCCTGCCGGAGCCGGTTGTGACGATCAGCGAACGGGAGTGTATCATAGCGTCCGATAATTTCGAACGCTGCAAGGAGCTGCTGCGCACCAAACTTAAATCCGTCAATCGGATCCTTTTTCTGTACATTTGTCTCTTTTTGCAGGATTTCTGGAATGCGAACAAATCAATCCGGATCGATACGATTG CGGGTCTTTTCGGTCGAATACTGATTCGCAGCCAGTTGCCGGCGAAGCCAGAATTTAGCAACAGTATTTACGCCTATTCCGAAGGGGAGCGAGACCAGCGGCGACGGTTCATGATGACGCTGCTCAACAACAATGTTCGCGAGTTTGCTCGCCAGGAAATGAGTACACTCTGA